The DNA window CTGCTAACACTTGGCTTCAcgatgcagctgctgctgttggtttcgcttctgctgctgctgctgccgcttccCGGATTTTCCAGACCAAAGGAGCCCTATAGGTACGACAGATACGACGGCAACTATGCTCTCCGCCCACGGAAGTTGGAGCGGAACTGATATGCATATCTAAAGGCTTTCCAAGAAATACAATCAACCAGCGAGTCGCTGGGCCATCTGCATTCCTGCTTAATTCACTCTCGGATGGCGGTGGTTGGGTTAGGTTTAAATTGGTTTGGCTGCCACTTGCCCTTTGTGCACCGCACCACCCACTGCCTGACCTTTGTCTGTGTCAAGGTGTCCCCAGGTGAAGGCAGTTAAACAGTCTGAGGCGAATACCCGGGCCAACGCCTGACCTGCGAAGGTCGCTCGATGGATAGCGCTCGCCGGGGGGCTCCATCGGCCATATTCGCGAAAACGA is part of the Drosophila biarmipes strain raj3 chromosome 2R, RU_DBia_V1.1, whole genome shotgun sequence genome and encodes:
- the LOC108030374 gene encoding uncharacterized protein LOC108030374 — its product is MLLLTLGFTMQLLLLVSLLLLLLPLPGFSRPKEPYRYDRYDGNYALRPRKLERN